The nucleotide window TACGAAGCTTTCCCTCATCGCTCGTTCCCTCCTGCTGTTTCTTTTAACTATAAACGTGAAAAGCCTCCGGCTCAAGTGCCGGAGGAAATGATTCAGCCGATTCTGCGTATACTGCCGATAATCAGGAAAAGCAATGTATAGAGCAATAAAACGCCATTGATGAGCAAGAAATCCGCTGTGTCCTCTCCCATCACCACCCAATCCAGGCCTTCGGCAAGCCAATAGGTTGGAAAAATGACGGCGATCTTTTCAAGGATATCCGGTAACATTTCGATGGGAAACATGATGCCTCCAAGCATTGCCATGAGAATGATGACGCACATGAATACAAGAAAGGATGTTTCTTTGTTGCGATACAGCGAGTTCCAGGCAAGACTCAAAGCGATGGCCGTGAAACTGAAGACGATAAATAGGATCAACAGCAGTAAAGGTTCATACAGGTCATGTCCATAAATGACGCCCCCTGCGATTATGAACATACATTGGGCGATGAGGATCACAGCAAAGGCGAGTAAATTCTGAAACAGATATTGAAAATGAGTGACCGGCGCTGCCGCTAATCGTTTCAAAACGCCTTTCTGCCGATCTTCGACCAAAATTCCGGTGAGTCTGATGGCAACGAAAAGAATCAAGACACCAAAGTAATGATAGCCGAACGGCAACAATGGCCAAACATCCGGTTCCGGCAGGAAGATGGCTGCGACGGGAAACATCGTGAGAAAAATAAGGTTCGTCTTGTCTTTGAAAATACGTTTAAGGGCAAATGTAAAAATCGTCATGGTATCCGTTTCCGTCCAATGAGTAACATAATTGCAAAGGTGATAACGATAAGTCCGACGAGAAGTCCCGCGTTCATCCAGGCATCTCCGAGATTTGCATTTCTGTAAGCATCAATCGCTTCATAAGCAAGCATGATCGGATTGATGTACTCATTTACCCAGTTGATCAAAGCGTGATCGGGCATTGGGAAAATTAAACCGGCGAGTAAAATCGCCCCGACGCCGTAAACTTCACTCAGTCGTTCCGCAATATTAAATTTTTTCACGGAAAAAGTGAATATCAGGCACACAATGCTTGAGAGTGTCGCCATGAGGGCGATGATCAAAATCGACCAAGCGATATTTCCCCAATCGACGTTCCAGGCGAGTGTCGCATAGCCGACCAAAATCGTACCTAAAACAATGGAATACAGGGTGCCGACAAGCATGATGGTGAAACCGTAAACGCTCGTATTCAGCGGTAGCGATTGAATACGATAGCGGCGTTCGGTGAAGAAGTCCTCGTGAATGTAATTCATGGTGACCGAGCCGCCAAACAGTTGAAAAGCGAGGACCATCATCACATTGATTTCATCCCGGAGCAGCATGCCATCTTCTTGGGCATCTCCCATTACGACGGACAAGAGGGTAATAAGCACGAGCGGCACGGCAAACAGGAGCAACAATACAACCCAAGCGCGCATGAGCCTCATGGCGGTAAATCGCATCGTGTAAAGTTC belongs to Salicibibacter cibi and includes:
- a CDS encoding ABC transporter permease; this encodes MTIFTFALKRIFKDKTNLIFLTMFPVAAIFLPEPDVWPLLPFGYHYFGVLILFVAIRLTGILVEDRQKGVLKRLAAAPVTHFQYLFQNLLAFAVILIAQCMFIIAGGVIYGHDLYEPLLLLILFIVFSFTAIALSLAWNSLYRNKETSFLVFMCVIILMAMLGGIMFPIEMLPDILEKIAVIFPTYWLAEGLDWVVMGEDTADFLLINGVLLLYTLLFLIIGSIRRIG
- a CDS encoding ABC transporter permease: MKELYTMRFTAMRLMRAWVVLLLLFAVPLVLITLLSVVMGDAQEDGMLLRDEINVMMVLAFQLFGGSVTMNYIHEDFFTERRYRIQSLPLNTSVYGFTIMLVGTLYSIVLGTILVGYATLAWNVDWGNIAWSILIIALMATLSSIVCLIFTFSVKKFNIAERLSEVYGVGAILLAGLIFPMPDHALINWVNEYINPIMLAYEAIDAYRNANLGDAWMNAGLLVGLIVITFAIMLLIGRKRIP